The following coding sequences are from one Onychomys torridus chromosome 14, mOncTor1.1, whole genome shotgun sequence window:
- the Dnal1 gene encoding dynein light chain 1, axonemal isoform X1, with protein sequence MAKATTIKEALSRWEEKTGQRPSEAKEIKLYAQIPPIEKMDASLSTLGNCEKLSLSTNCIEKIANLNGLKNLRILSLGRNNIKNLNGLEAVGDTLEELWISYNFIEKLKGIHVMKRLKILYMSNNLVKDWAEFVKLAELPCLEDLVFVGNPLEEKHSAEGNWIDEATKRVPKLKKLDGTPVIKEDEEEES encoded by the exons ATG GCAAAGGCAACAACGATCAAAGAAGCCCTGTCCAGATGG GAAGAAAAGACTGGTCAGAGGCCATCTGAGGCCAAAGAGATAAAGCTATATGCCCAGATCCCCCCAATAGAGAAGATGGATGCATCTCTATCCACACTTGGTAACTGCGA GAAGCTTTCCCTGTCTACAAACTGCATTGAAAAAATTGCCAACCTGAACGGCCTGA AAAACTTGAGGATTTTGTCCTTAGGAAGAAACAACATCAAGAACCTCAATGGACTG GAAGCAGTAGGGGACACATTAGAAGAACTGTGGATCTCCTACAATTTTATTGAGAAGTTGAAAGGGATCCATGTAATGAAGAGACTGAAGATCCTGTACATGTCTAACAACTTGGTAAAAGACTGGG CTGAGTTCGTGAAGCTGGCAGAACTGCCGTGCCTGGAAGACCTGGTGTTCGTGGGCAATCCCCTGGAGGAGAAGCACTCTGCCGAGGGCAACTGGATCGATGAAGCGACCAAGAGAGTCCCAAAGCTGAAAAAGCTGGATG gtACTCCAGTAAttaaggaggatgaggaagaggaaagctAA
- the Dnal1 gene encoding dynein light chain 1, axonemal isoform X2: protein MDASLSTLGNCEKLSLSTNCIEKIANLNGLKNLRILSLGRNNIKNLNGLEAVGDTLEELWISYNFIEKLKGIHVMKRLKILYMSNNLVKDWAEFVKLAELPCLEDLVFVGNPLEEKHSAEGNWIDEATKRVPKLKKLDGTPVIKEDEEEES, encoded by the exons ATGGATGCATCTCTATCCACACTTGGTAACTGCGA GAAGCTTTCCCTGTCTACAAACTGCATTGAAAAAATTGCCAACCTGAACGGCCTGA AAAACTTGAGGATTTTGTCCTTAGGAAGAAACAACATCAAGAACCTCAATGGACTG GAAGCAGTAGGGGACACATTAGAAGAACTGTGGATCTCCTACAATTTTATTGAGAAGTTGAAAGGGATCCATGTAATGAAGAGACTGAAGATCCTGTACATGTCTAACAACTTGGTAAAAGACTGGG CTGAGTTCGTGAAGCTGGCAGAACTGCCGTGCCTGGAAGACCTGGTGTTCGTGGGCAATCCCCTGGAGGAGAAGCACTCTGCCGAGGGCAACTGGATCGATGAAGCGACCAAGAGAGTCCCAAAGCTGAAAAAGCTGGATG gtACTCCAGTAAttaaggaggatgaggaagaggaaagctAA
- the Pnma1 gene encoding paraneoplastic antigen Ma1, translated as MAMTLLEDWCRGMDVNSQRALLVWGIPVNCDEAEIEETLQAAMPQVSYRVLGRMFWREENAKAALLELTGAVDYSLIPREMPGKGGLWKVIFKPPTSDAEFLERLHLFLAREGWTVQDVARVLGFQNPAPAPGPEMPAEMLNYILDNVIQPVVESIWYKKLTLFSGKDIPGPGEETFDSWLEHSNDVIQEWQVSDIEKRRRLMESLRGPAADVIRILKTNNPAITTAECLKALEQVFGSVESSRDTQVRFLNTYQNPGEKLSSYVIRLEPLLQKVVEKGAIDKENVNQARLEQVIAGANHSGAIRRQLWLTGAAERPAPNLFQLLVQIREEEAKEEEEEAEAALLQLGLEGHF; from the coding sequence ATGGCTATGACGCTACTGGAAGACTGGTGCAGGGGAATGGACGTGAACTCTCAGAGAGCTCTGCTGGTCTGGGGGATCCCTGTGAACTGTGATGAGGCTGAAATCGAAGAGACTCTCCAAGCTGCGATGCCCCAGGTGTCCTATCGAGTACTGGGGAGGATGTTCTGGAGGGAAGAAAATGCGAAAGCAGCCTTGTTAGAGCTCACCGGGGCAGTGGATTACTCCCTGATCCCTAGAGAGATGCCAGGCAAAGGAGGGCTCTGGAAAGTGATATTTAAGCCCCCCACTTCCGATGCTGAGTTTTTGGAAAGGCTGCACCTCTTTCTAGCTAGGGAAGGGTGGACCGTGCAAGATGTTGCTCGTGTGCTTGGGTTTCAGAACCCTGCTCCCGCTCCAGGCCCAGAAATGCCAGCAGAGATGCTCAACTATATTTTGGATAATGTTATTCAACCTGTTGTTGAATCCATATGGTATAAGAAGCTGACACTGTTCTCTGGGAAGGACATTCCCGGGCCTGGCGAAGAGACCTTTGATTCCTGGCTGGAGCACTCGAATGATGTCATACAAGAATGGCAGGTATCTGATATAGAAAAGAGGCGGCGGTTGATGGAGAGTTTGAGAGGCCCGGCTGCTGATGTCATTCGCATCCTCAAGACCAACAACCCTGCCATAACCACCGCAGAATGCCTGAAAGCTCTTGAGCAGGTGTTTGGGAGCGTGGAGAGCTCTAGAGATACCCAGGTCCGATTTCTGAACACTTACCAGAACCCGGGAGAAAAGTTGTCTTCTTACGTCATTCGTCTGGAGCCTCTGCTGCAAAAGGTAGTGGAAAAGGGGGccattgataaagaaaatgtaaaccaGGCTCGCCTGGAGCAGGTCATCGCCGGGGCCAACCACAGTGGGGCCATCCGAAGGCAATTGTGGCTGACCGGGGCTGCAGAAAGACCCGCACCCAACCTCTTCCAGTTGCTGGTGCAGATTCGAGAGGAGGAGgccaaagaggaggaggaggaggccgagGCGGCCCTCTTGCAGCTAGGCCTGGAGGGGCACTTCTGA